Proteins encoded in a region of the Coffea eugenioides isolate CCC68of unplaced genomic scaffold, Ceug_1.0 ScVebR1_3387;HRSCAF=4593, whole genome shotgun sequence genome:
- the LOC113757876 gene encoding uncharacterized protein LOC113757876, whose amino-acid sequence MTDLLAHVVEHQGQNPAPEPGNPGNHIEGEDRALQRFSKFSPPKFLGGPDLDVAEWWLEKMIDIFTALHCTEERQVTFAVFQLEGAARSWLSKFASELIVTEQRRIRRIVQGLNVEIQKDLAVAQLSDFSDAVEKAQRVESTRLQVRTFQAKKRAILGSSMGQDDTSTPPKLGKGTGGLRFPGMSSDASQRGSSSASHGPCGYCAKPNHMEDVCWKKGRKCLRCGSSDHQIANYPGRSREGSKNRQSTKTNSNQSKGKGTGPKVSTRVYSLESHQAPDPSKDVEGTIRHLC is encoded by the exons ATGACTGATCTTTTAGCTCACGTAGTCGAGCATCAGGGCCAAAACCCTGCTCCTgaacctggaaaccctggtaaccatatagaGGGGGAAGATAGGGCCCTCCAACGATTTTCgaagttctccccaccgaaattccttggaggaccagacctTGATGTGGCTGAGTggtggctagagaagatgattgatatttttACGGCGTTGCACTGTACGGAGGAAAGACAagtgacatttgctgtcttccaactggagggagcagcccgttcttg GTTGTCGAAGTTCGCTTCCGAGCTGATtgtgactgagcaaaggaggataaggcgtaTTGTCCAGGgcttaaatgttgagattcagaaggatctggctgtagcccaactgAGTGACTTCAGTGACGCGGTGGaaaaagctcaacgagttgaaagcaCGAGGTTGCAAGTTAGAACCTTTCAGGCGAAGAAAAGAGCTATTCTTGGAAGTAGCATGGGACAAGATGATACGAGTACACCTCCTAAGCTCGGAAAGGGAACTGGAGGGTTAAGATTTCCTGGAATGTCAAGTGATGCTTCACAAAGAGGCTCGAGCTCTGCTTCCCatggtccctgcgggtactgtgcAAAGCCGAATCACATGGAGGATGTCTGctggaaaaaaggaagaaaatgtctaCGTTGCGGGAGTTCAGATCATCAAATCGCTAATTACCCAGGCagatctcgagaagggagtaAGAATCGACAATCAACCAAGACCAATTCTAACCAGTCGAAGGGGAAAGGGACTGGACCGAAGGTGTCGActcgggtgtattccctagagTCACATCAAGCCCCTGACCCGTCtaaggacgtagaaggtacgatccgccATTTATGTTAG